A genomic region of Hippoglossus hippoglossus isolate fHipHip1 chromosome 8, fHipHip1.pri, whole genome shotgun sequence contains the following coding sequences:
- the ttc25 gene encoding tetratricopeptide repeat protein 25, translating into MSDTDGDSKGPKSRGVFCDLMDLGNVLCRRGDWEKAGESFTTALTLKPDEKNGLVCRSRCYLHMGQFENALRDAEASLKDDKTFCEGLYQKAEALYHMGELEFALVFYHRGQKLRPQMQEFRLGIQKAQDDIVNCINNNTSVKLKMNEDASFLQKDEEKAQPSTSIQPLTEENKDQTQKTPVSEKVTRQLFGEFYSDKKYLENLLKDDGLVKSKTKGGENLQDVIRTYLKYLDTCTEAFNQKKPGKREKQSKCSKQRPGAPREPARFLLKSLDDIDAELTSGNAEGSLKKAKEVMGEVQRWSEKVVPDKKEVLGSLHSCIGNALIELGDMDNALEHHQKDLELAMKCNHPEAMSRALDNIGRVYAQIGDFTKAIEFWEKKIPLLRRGEEKTWLFHEIGRCYLELGLHKEARDYGVRSLAAADEIADDKWHINANVLVAQSEMKLGNIESCVVRFERALTHAKLQEDDFLANAIQKALDEAKTQLSR; encoded by the exons ATGTCAGACACGGATGGAGACTCCAAAGGCCCAAAATCCAGgggtgtgttttgtgatttaatGGACTTAGGGAATGTGCTGTGCCGCAGAGGAGACTGGGAAAAGGCTGGAGAGAGCTTCACAACG GCGCTGACTCTAAAGCCTGATGAGAAGAACGGCCTTGTTTGTCGGTCCAGATGTTACCTGCACATGGGGCAGTTTGAAAACGCTCTAAGAGATGCAGAAGCTTCTCTCAAAGACGACAAGACATTTTGTGAG GGACTGTACCAGAAGGCAGAGGCTTTGTACCACATGGGAGAACTTGAATTTGCGCTGGTGTTTTACCACCGAGGACAAAAGCTGCGTCCACAGATGCAGGAGTTCAGACTGGGTATCCAAAAAGCACAGGACGACATAGTTAACTGTATTAACA ACAACACCTCcgtaaaactgaaaatgaatgaagacGCATCATTTCTTCAAAAAGATGAGGAG AAGGCACAGCCAAGCACTTCTATTCAGCCCCTGACCGAGGAGAATAAAGACCAGACCCAGAAGACTCCTGTGAGTGAGAAGGTGACCAGGCAGCTGTTCGGAGAGTTTTACAGTGACAAGAAATATCTGGAAAACCTGCTGAAAGATGACG GCTTGGTAAAGAGCAAGACGAAGGGTGGGGAAAACCTGCAGGACGTCATTCGGACCTACCTGAAATATCTTGACACCTGCACTGAAGCCTTTAACCAGAAGAAACCTGGGAAACGGGAAAAGCAGAGTAAATGTAGCAAGCAGCGTCCTGGAGCTCCCCGTGAACCTGCTCGCTTTCTGCTGAAGAGCCTGGATGACATTGATGCAG AGTTGACCTCTGGAAATGCGGAGGGTAGTCTCAAGAAGGCAAAAGAAGTCATGGGGGAGGTGCAGAGATGGTCTGAGAAAGTGGTACCCGACAAGAAAGAGGTTTTGGGCAGCCTGCACAGTTGCATTGGGAATGCCTTGATCGAGCTCGGAGATATGGACAACGCCTTAGAACATCATCAAAAGGACTTGGAGTTGGCTATGAAGTG CAACCACCCAGAGGCAATGTCCCGAGCACTGGACAACATTGGCAGAGTCTATGCCCAAATTGGAGACTTCACAAAAGCCATTGAGTT CTGGGAAAAGAAGATCCCCCTGCTCCGCCGTGGTGAAGAGAAGACCTGGTTATTTCACGAGATTGGTCGGTGTTACCTGGAGCTTGGTCTCCACAAAGAAGCCAGAGACTACGGCGTCCGTTCTCTTGCTGCGGCCGATGAAATCGCTGATGACAAATGGCACATTAATGCCAATGTGTTGGTGGCGCAATCAGAGA TGAAACTCGGAAATATTGAATCCTGTGTCGTCCGCTTCGAGAGAGCCTTGACCCATGCCAAACTGCAAGAAGACGACTTCCTCGCAAATGCTATTCAGAAG GCTCTTGATGAAGCAAAAACACAACTATCACGGTGA
- the LOC117765777 gene encoding tetratricopeptide repeat protein 25-like, with protein MAAEEGQRFGDLLATGNQLYRKGEVEKAAETFTAALFLKPNEKNGLVCRSRCYLLMGQFENALRDAEASLKGDKTFCEGLYQKAEALYHMGELEFALVFYHRGQKLRPQMQEFRLGIQKAHDDIVNSINTGKGRCPCSAVV; from the exons ATGGCTGCTGAGGAAGGCCAAAGGTTTGGTGATTTATTGGCCACAGGGAATCAGCTGTACCGTAAAGGAGAGGTTGAAAAGGCTGCAGAGACCTTCACAGCG GCGCTGTTTCTAAAGCCTAATGAGAAGAACGGCCTTGTTTGTCGGTCCAGATGTTACCTGCTCATGGGGCAATTTGAAAATGCTCTAAGAGATGCAGAAGCTTCTCTCAAAGGCGACAAGACATTTTGCGAG GGACTGTACCAGAAGGCAGAGGCTTTGTACCACATGGGAGAACTTGAATTTGCGCTGGTGTTTTACCACCGAGGACAAAAGCTGCGTCCACAGATGCAGGAGTTCAGACTGGGTATCCAAAAAGCACATGACGACATAGTTAACTCTATTAACA CTGGGAAAGGAAGATGCCCCTGCTCCGCGGTGGTGTAG
- the cnp gene encoding 2',3'-cyclic-nucleotide 3'-phosphodiesterase isoform X2 has translation MDTERSCEVLDASPQQEEVVMEKEAVSKLEAPEESTEPEKSPAAAEEIEQLAVNGHGTEVVNLKPTEELIVTEPVTLSEQKADGDSSPKDARDPESAPVVEASPEPDESSGKISDPVAALDAEPENVEPVPENDPEPVPVQATLAESVPVPEPVTKSEPEAELEEQTLPEPVALQEPVDAPPPPAAEEQNLPEQVETKAELQAMDAGAQMAKEGKAENNAVAEPLNEVQEDKPAVTEKAVEMVSVTEVASEKPTLKEEDSAVVGNEKSAEDKKEAEPEKSESDTLKEVAAALVAEVVESELNNAELVKEEDTVPASGSLSFALLEQGQTKDALRTSRTLIVLRGLPGSGKSFLARAIADAYKGHCSVICADDHGVKPENPESSAGGYKALDEAVVSCCSAGTSSSVLVVVDDTNHSQDRLARMGEIAEEHHLVAIFLEPQTAWSSDLAQLMTKSSRGLEEAQLDAMKGPLEEMSIPLFFGFFLLSSIQDKIRCTSMDFLKTLDTLEPFKTHMTDFTGKPDKEVDLEQYFKATGYLHCTTKYSNYGKAEGAKEYAQKPAVKDLYGSTFELALSALFVTPRTVGARVSLTEEQLLLWPDDAEKEAESSVPAAAALPLGSRAHITLGCAEGVEAVQTGLDLLDILALQQEGQKSELVVEMELGSLTYYGEGRWLLLLREPICALACFSSSYKRKELESTKKEPEKKKKMKCTIL, from the exons ATGGATACTGAAAGGAGCTGTGAGGTTTTGGATGCATCTCCACAGCAAGAGGAGGTTGTCATGGAAAAAGAGGCTGTGTCAAAACTAGAGGCACCAGAAGAATCCACAGAGCCTGAGAAGTCACCAGCTGCTGCCGAAGAGATAGAGCAGCTGGCAGTAAATGGTCACGGTACAGAAGTCGTAAACCTAAAACCAACAGAGGAGCTGATTGTGACAGAACCTGTGACGCTGTCCGAGCAGAAAGCAGATGGTGACAGCTCACCCAAAGATGCACGTGACCCGGAGTCAGCGCCCGTTGTAGAGGCTTCACCAGAACCAGATGAGTCATCTGGAAAGATCTCTGACCCAGTTGCAGCTTTAGACGCAGAACCAGAAAACGTAGAGCCTGTGCCAGAGAACGACCCAGAGCCTGTGCCTGTGCAAGCAACTCTGGCAGAGAGTGTCCCCGTGCCAGAGCCAGTGACAAAATCTGAACCAGAAGCTGAGCTAGAAGAGCAAACATTACCTGAACCAGTCGCGCTGCAGGAGCCAGTAGacgcaccaccaccaccagctgcTGAAGAACAGAACCTGCCGGAACAAGTTGAGACCAAAGCAGAACTGCAGGCAATGGACGCAGGGGCACAAATGGCCAAAGAGGGGAAAGCAGAAAACAATGCTGTGGCTGAGCCTCTAAATGAGGTGCAAGAAGACAAACCAGCAGTCACAGAAAAGGCAGTAGAGATGGTTTCCGTGACAGAAGTTGCCTCAGAAAAGCCAACGTTGAAGGAGGAAGATTCAGCTGTAGTTGGAAATGAAAA ATCTGCAGAGGACAAGAAGGAAGCTGAACCTGAAAAATCAGAGTCTGATACTCTGAAGGAAGTAGCAGCAGCATTAGTAGCAGAAGTTGTTGAGTCTGAGCTGAATAATGCTGAGCTTGTAAAGGAAGAAGATACTGTCCCTGCATCTGGCTCCCTGTCCTTTGCCCTCCTGGAACAAGGGCAGACCAAAGACGCCCTCCGCACCTCTCGCACCTTAATTGTCCTCCGGGGACTGCCAGGGAGTGGGAAAAGCTTCTTGGCACGTGCCATAGCTGATGCCTACAAAGGCCACTGCTCCGTCATCTGTGCTGACGACCACGGTGTAAAGCCAGAGAATCCAGAATCGTCTGCAGGTGGATACAAGGCTCTGGACGAGGCCGTGGTGAGCTGTTGCAGTGCAGGAACAAGTTCCTCTGTGCTCGTAGTGGTGGACGACACCAACCACAGCCAGGACCGGCTGGCCCGCATGGGGGAGATTGCCGAGGAACATCATCTTGTGGCCATCTTCTTGGAACCGCAAACGGCATGGAGCTCCGATCTAGCACAGCTGATGACGAAGAGCAGCCGAGGACTGGAGGAGGCCCAGCTGGATGCCATGAAGGGTCCACTTGAGGAAATGtccatccctcttttctttggCTTCTTTCTTCTCTCGTCCATCCAGGACAAAATTCGGTGCACATCCATGGACTTCCTTAAAACACTGGACACCTTGGAGCCCTTCAAGACGCACATGacagact tcacTGGTAAACCTGATAAAGAGGTGGATCTGGAGCAGTACTTTAAAGCCACAGGATACCTCCACTGCACTACCAAGTACTCCAACTATGGGAAAGCTGAGGGTGCCAAAGAGTATGCACAGAAGCCG GCTGTTAAAGATTTGTATGGTTCCACATTCGAGCTGGCACTGAGCGCTCTCTTTGTCACGCCTCGCACCGTCGGTGCTAGAGTGTCCCTCACCGAGGAGCAGCTCCTGCTGTGGCCAGACGATGCCGAAAAGGAGGCAGAGTCTTCTGTCCCCGCAGCTGCCGCCCTGCCTTTGGGAAGCCGCGCCCATATCACTCTAGGGTGCGCCGAGGGCGTTGAGGCGGTTCAAACGGGCCTGGATCTGCTAGACATCCTGGCCCTACAGCAGGAGGGCCAGAAGTCGGAGCTGGTCGTGGAGATGGAGCTTGGCTCGCTGACCTATTACGGTGAGGGAAGGtggctgctcctcctcaggGAGCCCATCTGCGCCCTGGCCTGCTTCTCCAGCTCCTACAAGCGCAAGGAGCTGGAGTCCACCAAAAAAGAaccagagaagaaaaagaagatgaagtGCACTATACTGTAA
- the cnp gene encoding 2',3'-cyclic-nucleotide 3'-phosphodiesterase isoform X1, with protein sequence MDTERSCEVLDASPQQEEVVMEKEAVSKLEAPEESTEPEKSPAAAEEIEQLAVNGHGTEVVNLKPTEELIVTEPVTLSEQKADGDSSPKDARDPESAPVVEASPEPDESSGKISDPVAALDAEPENVEPVPENDPEPVPVQATLAESVPVPEPVTKSEPEAELEEQTLPEPVALQEPVDAPPPPAAEEQNLPEQVETKAELQAMDAGAQMAKEGKAENNAVAEPLNEVQEDKPAVTEKAVEMVSVTEVASEKPTLKEEDSAVVGNEKSAEDKKEAEAEKSAEDKKEAEPEKSESDTLKEVAAALVAEVVESELNNAELVKEEDTVPASGSLSFALLEQGQTKDALRTSRTLIVLRGLPGSGKSFLARAIADAYKGHCSVICADDHGVKPENPESSAGGYKALDEAVVSCCSAGTSSSVLVVVDDTNHSQDRLARMGEIAEEHHLVAIFLEPQTAWSSDLAQLMTKSSRGLEEAQLDAMKGPLEEMSIPLFFGFFLLSSIQDKIRCTSMDFLKTLDTLEPFKTHMTDFTGKPDKEVDLEQYFKATGYLHCTTKYSNYGKAEGAKEYAQKPAVKDLYGSTFELALSALFVTPRTVGARVSLTEEQLLLWPDDAEKEAESSVPAAAALPLGSRAHITLGCAEGVEAVQTGLDLLDILALQQEGQKSELVVEMELGSLTYYGEGRWLLLLREPICALACFSSSYKRKELESTKKEPEKKKKMKCTIL encoded by the exons ATGGATACTGAAAGGAGCTGTGAGGTTTTGGATGCATCTCCACAGCAAGAGGAGGTTGTCATGGAAAAAGAGGCTGTGTCAAAACTAGAGGCACCAGAAGAATCCACAGAGCCTGAGAAGTCACCAGCTGCTGCCGAAGAGATAGAGCAGCTGGCAGTAAATGGTCACGGTACAGAAGTCGTAAACCTAAAACCAACAGAGGAGCTGATTGTGACAGAACCTGTGACGCTGTCCGAGCAGAAAGCAGATGGTGACAGCTCACCCAAAGATGCACGTGACCCGGAGTCAGCGCCCGTTGTAGAGGCTTCACCAGAACCAGATGAGTCATCTGGAAAGATCTCTGACCCAGTTGCAGCTTTAGACGCAGAACCAGAAAACGTAGAGCCTGTGCCAGAGAACGACCCAGAGCCTGTGCCTGTGCAAGCAACTCTGGCAGAGAGTGTCCCCGTGCCAGAGCCAGTGACAAAATCTGAACCAGAAGCTGAGCTAGAAGAGCAAACATTACCTGAACCAGTCGCGCTGCAGGAGCCAGTAGacgcaccaccaccaccagctgcTGAAGAACAGAACCTGCCGGAACAAGTTGAGACCAAAGCAGAACTGCAGGCAATGGACGCAGGGGCACAAATGGCCAAAGAGGGGAAAGCAGAAAACAATGCTGTGGCTGAGCCTCTAAATGAGGTGCAAGAAGACAAACCAGCAGTCACAGAAAAGGCAGTAGAGATGGTTTCCGTGACAGAAGTTGCCTCAGAAAAGCCAACGTTGAAGGAGGAAGATTCAGCTGTAGTTGGAAATGAAAAATCTGCAGAGGACAAGAAGGAAGCTGAAGCTGAAAAATCTGCAGAGGACAAGAAGGAAGCTGAACCTGAAAAATCAGAGTCTGATACTCTGAAGGAAGTAGCAGCAGCATTAGTAGCAGAAGTTGTTGAGTCTGAGCTGAATAATGCTGAGCTTGTAAAGGAAGAAGATACTGTCCCTGCATCTGGCTCCCTGTCCTTTGCCCTCCTGGAACAAGGGCAGACCAAAGACGCCCTCCGCACCTCTCGCACCTTAATTGTCCTCCGGGGACTGCCAGGGAGTGGGAAAAGCTTCTTGGCACGTGCCATAGCTGATGCCTACAAAGGCCACTGCTCCGTCATCTGTGCTGACGACCACGGTGTAAAGCCAGAGAATCCAGAATCGTCTGCAGGTGGATACAAGGCTCTGGACGAGGCCGTGGTGAGCTGTTGCAGTGCAGGAACAAGTTCCTCTGTGCTCGTAGTGGTGGACGACACCAACCACAGCCAGGACCGGCTGGCCCGCATGGGGGAGATTGCCGAGGAACATCATCTTGTGGCCATCTTCTTGGAACCGCAAACGGCATGGAGCTCCGATCTAGCACAGCTGATGACGAAGAGCAGCCGAGGACTGGAGGAGGCCCAGCTGGATGCCATGAAGGGTCCACTTGAGGAAATGtccatccctcttttctttggCTTCTTTCTTCTCTCGTCCATCCAGGACAAAATTCGGTGCACATCCATGGACTTCCTTAAAACACTGGACACCTTGGAGCCCTTCAAGACGCACATGacagact tcacTGGTAAACCTGATAAAGAGGTGGATCTGGAGCAGTACTTTAAAGCCACAGGATACCTCCACTGCACTACCAAGTACTCCAACTATGGGAAAGCTGAGGGTGCCAAAGAGTATGCACAGAAGCCG GCTGTTAAAGATTTGTATGGTTCCACATTCGAGCTGGCACTGAGCGCTCTCTTTGTCACGCCTCGCACCGTCGGTGCTAGAGTGTCCCTCACCGAGGAGCAGCTCCTGCTGTGGCCAGACGATGCCGAAAAGGAGGCAGAGTCTTCTGTCCCCGCAGCTGCCGCCCTGCCTTTGGGAAGCCGCGCCCATATCACTCTAGGGTGCGCCGAGGGCGTTGAGGCGGTTCAAACGGGCCTGGATCTGCTAGACATCCTGGCCCTACAGCAGGAGGGCCAGAAGTCGGAGCTGGTCGTGGAGATGGAGCTTGGCTCGCTGACCTATTACGGTGAGGGAAGGtggctgctcctcctcaggGAGCCCATCTGCGCCCTGGCCTGCTTCTCCAGCTCCTACAAGCGCAAGGAGCTGGAGTCCACCAAAAAAGAaccagagaagaaaaagaagatgaagtGCACTATACTGTAA